A single window of Aspergillus puulaauensis MK2 DNA, chromosome 5, nearly complete sequence DNA harbors:
- a CDS encoding PSME3-interacting protein (COG:S;~EggNog:ENOG410PQF7;~InterPro:IPR019331,IPR039845;~PFAM:PF10187) produces the protein MSAGFVSAGTDQEPVERDDEWLRAQQEIEEERRRKAELGKQNDGKSLFDVLQQNKMAKQEEFEEKIKLKNQFRALDEDEVDFLDSIMESTRAQEATVKKETAEQLELFRRQREEAEKAHLEDNTADVAPAAEGEDWKIAPRKKRRDKSSTLLVPGRKRKSVGEDTTDDPSKEPGQNKKAKENVEDKGSEDVTSTTAEEDVKQADVDNGIKVAKGTLAQQPTKQAASPPAPSLGLAGYSSDSE, from the exons ATGTCTGCAGGGTTCGTTTCTGCAGGAACAGATCAGGAGCCCGTTGAGCGTGATGACGAATGGCTCCGCGCACAGCAAGAAATCGAGGAGGAGCGAAGGCGAAAAGCAGAGTTAGGGAAGCAGAATGATGGGAAAAGTTTATTCGATGTTCTCCAGCAAAATAAAA TGGCCAAACAGGAAGAATTCGAGGAAAAGATCAAGTTAAAGAACCAATTCCGTGCcctcgatgaagacgaagtcgaTTTTCTTGACTCTATAATGGAGTCTACTCGAGCCCAGGAGGCCACCGTGAAGAAGGAGACTGCCGAACAATTGGAGTTGTTCCGACGGCAACGGGAGGAGGCAGAAAAGGCTCACCTTGAGGATAACACGGCAGATGTTGCGCCAGCggctgaaggagaagactGGAAGATTGCCCCCCGCAAGAAACGACGCGATAAAAGCAGCACGTTGCTCGTTCCAGGCCGAAAACGTAAATCCGTGGGCGAAGATACTACCGATGATCCCTCGAAAGAACCGGGACAGAATAAAAAAGCGAAGGAAAACGTTGAAGATAAGGGCAGCGAGGACGTGACTTCTACAACCGCAGAGGAGGATGTCAAACAGGCAGATGTGGACAATGGCATCAAGGTTGCAAAGGGCACGCTAGCTCAACAACCCACGAAGCAAGCTGCTAGTCCACCTGCACCGTCTCTTGGCTTGGCTGGGTATAGCTCAGATTCGGAGTGA
- a CDS encoding uncharacterized protein (COG:G;~EggNog:ENOG410PK6R;~InterPro:IPR005829,IPR005828,IPR003663,IPR036259, IPR020846;~PFAM:PF00083,PF07690;~TransMembrane:12 (i7-31o51-68i80-98o104-125i145-165o171-194i263-284o304-321i328-349o361-387i399-417o429-448i);~go_component: GO:0016020 - membrane [Evidence IEA];~go_component: GO:0016021 - integral component of membrane [Evidence IEA];~go_function: GO:0022857 - transmembrane transporter activity [Evidence IEA];~go_process: GO:0055085 - transmembrane transport [Evidence IEA]) yields MRLSPAWYQFLVGVFASLGSFLYGYDLGVIAEVIASGSFNSTFNQPSDTETGLVVSMFTAGAFFGAMFAGPTGDYLGRRWTIIIGCVIFCLGGGLQTGAQHIDYLYSGRFFAGVGVGFLTMIVPLYQAEICHPDIRGRVTSLQQFMLGVGSLCAAWISYGTYIGFDDTNDAQWQVSLGLQVVPAVFLGLLIMLFPESPRWLIDNGRQEEGLKTLARLHAYGNENDVWVRAEYTQIQESILREHEEEAKSYFELFKSRSSFRRLFLCCALQASVQMTGVSAIQYYSVDIYGQIGISGDETLRYQAINSIIALVAQFLCMMLIDRFGRRWSLIGGNLGNCLTFIIACILLAKFPPEVSNTGAHWGFIIMTWLYNFSFSCTCGPLSWIIPAEVFDTRTRAKGVSLATMTSYAFNTMIGQVTPIAMTDIGYKYYFVFIICNFTNALFFWLLLPETKKLPLEEMNDLFSKSPWIVPGTKKEDYITHDLERRLAEQEEKQHVYAEHDEKGQAQEKK; encoded by the exons ATGCGTCTCTCTCCTGCGTGGTACCAG TTCCTAGTAGGCGTTTTCGCCTCCCTTGGATCGTTTCTTTACGGAT ATGATCTGGGCGTTATCGCAGAAGTCATTGCTAGTGGCTCTTTCAACTCGACCTTCAATCAACCGAGCGATACAGAGAC TGGTCTAGTTGTTTCCATGTTCACAGCAGGCGCTTTCTTCGGTGCTATGTTTGCAGGTCCCACTGGTGACTATCTTGGAAGACGTTGGACTATCATCATTGGTTGTGTCATCTTCTGTCTTGGTGGAGGCCTCCAAACTGGTGCCCAACATATTGACTATCTGTACAGTGGCCGGTTCTTCGCCGGCGTGGG GGTTGGTTTCCTTACCATGATTGTGCCTCTATACCAAGCCGAGATTTGCCATCCAGATATCCGAGGGCGTGTCACTTCTCTACAGCAATTCATGCTGGGAGTTGGAAGTCTCTGCGCCGCGTGGATTTCATACGGGACGTATATCGGATTTGACGATACGAACGATGCTCAATGGCAGGTTTCGCTTGGTCTGCAGGTTGTTCCAGCAGTCTTCCTTGGGCTCCTGATCATGCTCTTCCCTGAG TCTCCCCGTTGGCTTATTGATAATGGCCGCCAGGAGGAGGGATTAAAAACCCTGGCGAGGCTACACGCCTACGGTAACGAGAATGATGTCTGGGTTCGTGCAGAATACacccagatccaggagaGTATTCTCCGCGAGCACGAAGAGGAGGCCAAGTCTTATTTCGAGCTTTTCAAATCCCGATCATCTTTCCGTCGTCTTTTCCTCTGCTGTGCACTCCAGGCGTCTGTGCAAATGACTGGCGTGTCTGCAATCCA GTACTACTCGGTCGATATTTATGGACAGATCGGAATCTCAGGCGACGAGACGCTTCGCTATCAGGCTATCAATTCCATTATCGCCCTGGTTGCGCAGTTCCTGTGCATGATGCTCATTGATCGCTTTGGTCGTCGCTGGAGTTTGATCGGTGGAAACTTAGGCAACTGCCTCACATTCATTATCGCTTGCATTCTGTTAGCCAAGTTCCCTCCAGAAGTCAGCAACACTGGAGCTCATTGgggcttcatcatcatgaCTTGGCTCTACAACTTCTCCTTTTCATGCACCTGTGGTCCTTTGTCCTGGATTATCCCAGCTGAGGTCTTCGATACCCGTACTCGTGCAAAGGGTGTCTCGCTTGCAACTATGACCTCCTATGCCTTTAATACAATGATCGGCCAGGTGACGCCAATTGCCATGACCGACATCGGGTACAAGTACTATTTTGTGTTCATTATCTGCAACTTCACAAACGCTCTGTTCTTTTGGCTGCTTCTGCCCGAGACAAAGAAGTTGCCACTTGAAGAGATGAACGACCTGTTCTCGAAATCTCCGTGGATTGTTCCTGGCACAAAGAAGGAAGACTACATAACTCATGACCTAGAGCGCAGACTCGCGGAACAGGAGGAGAAACAGCATGTTTATGCAGAGCATGACGAGAAAGGGCAGGCGCAGGAGAAGAAATGA
- a CDS encoding arylformamidase (COG:E;~EggNog:ENOG410PPKB;~InterPro:IPR027519,IPR029058;~go_function: GO:0004061 - arylformamidase activity [Evidence IEA];~go_process: GO:0019441 - tryptophan catabolic process to kynurenine [Evidence IEA]), whose translation MSLETFPYGDHDLQTVTVAHPYPAPTNTENDTGYWVILIHGGAWRDPTQTATSYLTPALSILSSQQPQQPITGLASISYRLSPHPSHQQDLSNVSPTSARTAEHPDHIADVQAALSFLEAKYKIRRRYVLVGHSCGATLAFQAVMESLAPAASKTGARYEFPVAILGMAGIYNLRLLRDSHRDISAYQEIIEGAFGGDENVWDAVSPGVVGVDAWEEGRVVVLAHSESDELCDVAQSEEMKRRLRGWEEDKSSGQRKVHVLSIEGKHDEAWEKGTELARAIVFTLSRLQEAEV comes from the exons ATGTCTTTAGAAACATTTCCCTACGGGGACCACGACCTCCAGACCGTGACAGTCGCACACCCCTACCCCGCACCAACAAACACAGAAAATGATACCGGCTACTGGGTGAT CCTAATCCACGGCGGTGCCTGGCGCGACCCAACCCAAACCGCAACATCCTACCTGACCCCGGCACTatccatcctctcctcacaacaacctcaacagcctATAACAGGCCTCGCCTCAATATCCTACCGTCTAAGTCCCCACCCCTCACACCAGCAAGACCTGTCAAATGTCTCACCCACCTCCGCCCGCACCGCAGAGCACCCAGACCACATAGCCGACGTGCAAGCTGCGCTATCATTCCTCGAAGCGAAATACAAGATAAGAAGGCGCTATGTACTTGTTGGACATAGTTGCGGGGCGACACTTGCGTTTCAGGCTGTTATGGAGTCGTTGGCGCCCGCGGCGTCGAAGACAGGCGCTCGTTATGAGTTTCCCGTGGCGATCCTCGGAATGGCGGGGATATATAACCTGCGGCTTTTGAGGGATTCGCATAGGGACATCTCTGCGTACCAGGAGATTATTGAGGGCGCTTTTGGGGGTGATGAAAATGTGTGGGATGCTGTGTCGCCGGGCGTTGTGGGGGTTGATGcgtgggaggaggggagggttgttgtgttgGCTCATTCGGAGAGTGATGAGCTTTGTGATGTTGCTCAGAGTGAGGAGATGAAACGCCGTTTGAGgggctgggaggaggataaATCTAGCGGGCAGAGGAAGGTCCATGTTCTTTCAATTGAGGGGAAACATGATGAGGCGTGGGAGAAGGGCACGGAACTTGCGAGGGCGATTGTGTTTACTCTTTCGCGGCTACAGGAGGCGGAGGTATGA
- a CDS encoding DUF3632 domain-containing protein (COG:S;~EggNog:ENOG410PTCH;~InterPro:IPR022085;~PFAM:PF12311) — protein MSGKKGDSNGCRCHAVLQDFFANKISSPEAATKLAAAALPANSSASTVAERLSYLWQLIVKTACENREYQVKLVDVLMDLSRLPDITKPNDKKGQSEPLLVEGGRVWKDLPLLGPTVRDWWNLDIYPDTAPQERQKTTEMVVNLSRFTALLITAEEPSQQGTHGSRGWPSVKE, from the coding sequence ATGTCCGGTAAGAAGGGAGATTCTAACGGCTGTCGCTGTCATGCAGTGCTCCAAGACTTCTTTGCAAACAAAATCTCTTCCCCCGAGGCTGCCACAAAACTCGCGGCTGCTGCATTACCAGCCAATTCCTCAGCCAGCACTGTAGCGGAGAGACTCAGCTATCTCTGGCAACTGATTGTGAAAACCGCGTGTGAGAACCGGGAATACCAGgtcaagctcgtcgatgtCCTCATGGACCTTTCCCGCCTCCCGGATATCACAAAACCAAACGATAAGAAGGGACAGTCAGAACCTTTATTGGTAGAAGGCGGCCGAGTTTGGAAAGACCTACCACTGCTGGGGCCTACGGTTCGAGATTGGTGGAATCTCGACATTTACCCCGACACTGCTCCCCAGGAGAGACAAAAGACGACAGAGATGGTGGTAAATCTCAGTCGCTTTACCGCGCTTCTTATCACCGCCGAAGAACCTTCTCAACAGGGTACGCATGGTTCTCGTGGGTGGCCTTCCGTAAAGGAGTAA
- the CKB2 gene encoding casein kinase II subunit beta family protein (COG:D,K,T;~EggNog:ENOG410PG73;~InterPro:IPR000704,IPR016149,IPR035991;~PFAM:PF01214;~go_component: GO:0005956 - protein kinase CK2 complex [Evidence IEA];~go_function: GO:0019887 - protein kinase regulator activity [Evidence IEA]) gives MMEDFNSETDSDYTSYWRDWFISSRGNEYFCEIDEEYLTDRFNLTGLNTEVPYYQYALDLVTDVFDLDADDDLREQIEKSARHLYGLVHARYIVTTRGLAKMVDKYKKGDFGKCPRVACEGHPLLPTGQHDVANTSTVRLYCSKCEDIYNPKSSRHASIDGAYFGSSFTSMLFQVYPALLPEKSVARYEPRIYGFRVHASAALARWQDRYREETRARLRDAGVEVKYAEDDEDDEREDDEDEVEADEADARGARVAGDAASARMDIGN, from the exons ATGATGGAGGATTTCAACTCTGAGACTGATAGCGACTACACCAGCTACTGGAGAGACTGG TTCATTTCGTCCCGCGGAAACGAGTACTTTTGCGAAATCGACGAGGAATACTTGACCGATCGTTTCAACCTTACCGGCCTCAACACCGAGGTCCCTTACTATCAGTATGCGTTGGACCTCGTGACCGACGTTTTTGACCTCGATGCGGATGACGACCTTCGTGAGCAGATCGAGAAATCGGCTCGCCACTTGTACGGACTTGTTCATGCCCGCTACATTGTCACTACCCGTGGTCTCGCCAAAATG GTTGACAAGTACAAGAAGGGCGACTTCGGAAAGTGCCCCCGTGTTGCGTGCGAAGGCCACCCTCTGCTTCCTACCGGCCAGCACGATGTCGCGAACACTAGCACCGTTCGTCTCTACTGCTCCAAATGCGAGGACATTTACAACCCCAAATCGTCCAGACACGCATCCATTGATGGGGCCTATTTCGGATCTTCCTTTACTAGCATGTTGTTCCAAGTCTACCCCGCTCTCCTTCCCGAAAAGAGCGTCGCTCGCTATGAGCCTCGTATCTATGGCTTCCGTGTGCACGCCAGCGCTGCTCTTGCACGCTGGCAGGACCGTTACCGCGAGGAGACCAGAGCTCGTCTTCGCGATGCCGGCGTGGAGGTGAAATatgccgaagacgacgaggatgacgagcgcgaggacgatgaagatgaggttgaggctgATGAAGCCGATGCCAGAGGAGCCAGAGTTGCAGGAGACGCGGCCTCGGCCCGTATGGACATCGGAAACTGA
- the gcy1 gene encoding putative glycerol dehydrogenase Gcy1 (COG:C;~EggNog:ENOG410Q8RZ;~InterPro:IPR018170,IPR020471,IPR036812,IPR023210;~PFAM:PF00248;~go_function: GO:0016491 - oxidoreductase activity [Evidence IEA];~go_process: GO:0055114 - oxidation-reduction process [Evidence IEA]), translating to MSNTENTKKVYTLNTGDKIPAIGLGTWQSKPNEVREAVKNALLKGYRHIDTALAYGNEAEVGQGIRDSGVPRSEIWITTKLDNTWHHRVTDGIESSLKDLGVDYVDLYLVHWPSSTDPNDKKKHLPDWNFIKTWQEVQKLPATGKVRNIGVSNFGIKNLEILLNDPSTKIVPAVNQIELHPNNPSPKLVAYNTSKGIHSTGYSCLGSTNSPLYSDPTLLKLAEKKGKTPQQVLLVWGLQKGWSVIPKSVSKSRIDANFEIDGWSLTDEEVKQLDNLKDRFKVCGDDWLPIKVFFGDDE from the exons ATGTCAAACACTGAGAACACGAA GAAGGTGTACACCCTCAACACCGGTGACAAGATTCCCGCCATTGGTCTTGGTACATGGCAATCCAAGCCCAATGAGGTCAGGGAGGCTGTCAAGAACGCTTTGCTGAAGGGCTACCGTCATATTGATAC CGCCCTCGCATACGGCAACGAAGCTGAGGTCGGACAAGGTATCCGTGATTCTGGCGTTCCTCGTAGCGAGATCTGGATCACTACCAAGCTCGATAACACATGGCACCACCGGGTCACCGACGGCATTGAGAGCTCTCTGAAGGATCTCGGCGTCGACTATGTTGATCTATACCTCGTCCACTGGCCCAGCTCGACCGACCCCAATGATAAGAAGAAGCACCTTCCTGACTGGAACTTCATCAAGACATG GCAAGAGGTGCAGAAGCTCCCAGCCACCGGCAAGGTCCGCAACATCGGTGTCTCGAACTTCGGCATTAAGAACCTTGAGATCCTCCTGAACGATCCCAGCACCAAGATCGTCCCGGCTGTCAACCAGATCGAATTGCACCCCAACAACCCATCGCCCAAGCTCGTCGCTTACAACACATCCAAGGGTATCCACTCTACCGGCTACTCCTGCCTGGGATCCACCAACTCCCCTCTCTACAGTGACCCTACGCTCCTGAAGctggctgagaagaagggcaaaACACCCCAGCAGGTACTGCTTGTGTGGGGTCTCCAGAAGGGCTGGAGTGTTATCCCCAAGTCTGTCAGCAAGTCCCGCATTGATGCCAACTTCGAGATCGATGGCTGGAGCCTGACCGACGAGGAGGTTAAGCAATTGGACAACCTCAAGGACCGCTTCAAGGTCTGCGGTGACGATTGGCTCCCAATCAAGGTCTTCTTTGGTGATGACgagtaa
- a CDS encoding uncharacterized protein (COG:S;~EggNog:ENOG410PFXT;~InterPro:IPR038816;~go_function: GO:0070628 - proteasome binding [Evidence IEA]), with amino-acid sequence MPPSSGHLLLPKFWRAARFAYAKAYKAVRAKLHEPAQQVSLRLQPAYARITPRQPINRAAAIRQARSRHFSTRAASSFASYFQAAAQGSRTAYRSSRVASNISRFTSRAPFASTLRPNLTGGTLGRTAGGYAIGAGRIGGARYFSHGAAAPAQVINNVSVGVRAFFLSGQKARFDGIDPITGNKRFKAVTVLQDEAEKKMTAIPRAAPGSFIDFQIAPTITAFGLQKKFASAGAETETLNSEGLLDFLSADFARTLKDLAVILNDLKRLATLGDLPIVLQDKSTIRVRFPGCDAETVERLCDEVGVQRGKVTQDADFDIRTGAELALLFPFAPSVSPSSDTEDFFFHEEVKSSQRPDEVDWQAMLSGEDGTQPSVGYPKQSPNEFSFDDVTMFGSNPWAKSPSGYSSIGVSELGDRAFFPDAMSNGIPESTSAYEGSEGIRKFIAECDQAAAFR; translated from the exons ATGCCTCCGTCAAGTGGGCACCTGCTGCTCCCCAAATTTTGGAGGGCAGCTAG GTTTGCCTACGCGAAGGCGTACAAAGCCGTAAGGGCAAAACTTCATGAACCAGCTCAGCAGGTTTCGCTTCGTCTCCAGCCTGCGTATGCCCGGATTACTCCGCGACAGCCCATCAATCGAGCCGCTGCTATCCGGCAAGCCCGCAGTCGCCACTTCTCCACTCGTGCGGCGAGCTCGTTTGCTTCATACTTCCAGGCGGCAGCTCAGGGTAGTCGGACTGCCTATCGGTCATCGCGAGTAGCGTCAAACATCAGTCGGTTTACCAGCCGCGCACCCTTTGCATCGACTCTTCGCCCGAACCTCACCGGAGGCACTCTTGGTCGTACCGCAGGAGGTTATGCGATTGGTGCAGGCCGCATTGGAGGCGCACGGTACTTCTCACACGGCGCAGCTGCACCTGCTCAGGTTATAAACAATGTTTCTGTTGGTGTGAGAGCGTTTTTCCTCTCTGGACAAAAGGCTCGGTTTGACGGCATTGATCCCATCACGGGAAACAAGAGGTTCAAGGCCGTGACCGTACTCCAGgatgaggccgagaagaaaaTGACCGCCATTCCTCGCGCCGCCCCTGGGTCGTTTATTGATTTCCAGATTGCACCTACGATCACCGCTTTCGGTCTTCAGAAAAAGTTCGCCTCCGCTGGCGCTGAGACTGAAACCCTCAACTCCGAGGGCCTTTTGGACTTCTTGTCTGCCGACTTTGCCCGTACCCTCAAGGACCTGGCCGTTATCCTCAACGATCTTAAGCGCCTAGCTACTCTTGGTGACCTGCCCATCGTACTTCAGGATAAATCAACTATTAGAGTCAGGTTTCCGGGTTGCGATGCGGAGACAGTGGAGCGACTTTGCGATGAAGTAGGAGTACAACGAGGGAAGGTCACGCAGGATGCAGACTTCGACATCCGTACAGGTGCCGAACTTgcgctcctcttccccttcgccCCCAGTGTTTCTCCGTCCTCTGATACGGaagatttcttcttccacgaggAGGTAAAATCGTCCCAACGACCCGATGAAGTTGACTGGCAGGCAATGTTGTCAGGTGAAGATGGCACACAACCATCCGTCGGATACCCGAAACAGTCACCCAACGAGTTCAGCTTTGATGACGTGACCATGTTTGGATCTAATCCTTGGGCCAAGTCTCCCTCGGGTTATTCAAGCATCGGCGTGAGTGAGCTCGGTGATCGTGCGTTCTTCCCTGATGCAATGAGCAACGGTATTCCGGAGAGTACGTCGGCTTATGAGGGGTCTGAAGGCATCCGCAAGTTCATAGCGGAATGTGACCAGGCTGCTGCGTTCCGCTAG
- the cbhC gene encoding putative cellobiohydrolase (CAZy:GH6;~COG:G;~EggNog:ENOG410PGYJ;~InterPro:IPR036434,IPR001524,IPR016288;~PFAM:PF01341;~SECRETED:SignalP(1-18);~go_function: GO:0004553 - hydrolase activity, hydrolyzing O-glycosyl compounds [Evidence IEA];~go_process: GO:0005975 - carbohydrate metabolic process [Evidence IEA];~go_process: GO:0030245 - cellulose catabolic process [Evidence IEA]), which produces MRALMALVPLLGAAGVNALPQATSTPVTSSTSSASPTSSGPAVTASGNPFEGYQQYANPYYSSEVISLAVPSMTGSLAEQASAAAEIPSFHWMDTTAKVPTMGEYLANIKEQNDGGASPPLAGIFVVYNLPDRDCAALASNGELSIDDGGVEKYKGYIDSIREHIVEYSDTNILLVIEPDSLGNLVTNLAVEKCANAQDAYLECTNYAITQLDLPNVSMYLDAGHAGWLGWPANIDPAAELYAGVYKNASSPASLRGLATNVANYNAFSIESCPSYTSENEICDEKSYINNFAPKLSAAGWDAHFIVDTGRNGKQPTGQVEWGDWCNSKGTGFGARPSTETGDELVDAFVWVKPGGESDGTSDTSAERYDAHCGAEAALQPAPEAGTWFQAYFQQLVENATPPLGS; this is translated from the exons ATGAGGGCATTGATGGCCCTTGTGCCACTTCTTGGTGCCGCAGGCGTGAATGCTTTGCCCCAGGCAACAAGCACGCCCGTTACATCCTCGACAAGCTCTGCATCCCCGACAAGCTCTGGGCCTGCTGTTACAGCAAGCGGGAACCCTTTCGAGGGATATCAGCAATACGCCAACCCGTACTATAGCTCTGAGGTTATCAGCTTGGCCGTCCCCTCCATGACAGGCTCCCTGGCGGAGCAGGCGTCTGCGGCTGCTGAAATTCCATCGTTTCACTGGAT GGACACGACGGCCAAGGTCCCTACCATGGGCGAATACCTGGCGAACATTAAGGAACAGAATGATGGTGGAGCGTCGCCCCCGCTTGCCGGTATTTTTGTCGTCTATAACTTGCCGGACCGTGACTGTGCTGCGTTGGCCAGTAACGGAGAGCTTTCCATAGACGACGGTGGTGTGGAGAAGTACAAGGGCTACATTGACTCCATCCGCGAGCATATCGTGGAGTACTCAGACACCAACATTCTTCTCGTTATTG AGCCTGACAGCTTGGGCAACTTGGTGACCAACTTGGCTGTGGAGAAGTGTGCCAACGCCCAGGACGCTTACCTCGAGTGCACCAACTACGCCATCACTCAGTTGGATCTTCCCAACGTGTCCATGTACCTTGATGCTG GTCACGCTGGATGGTTGGGCTGGCCCGCCAACATTGACCCGGCAGCCGAGCTCTATGCAGGCGTGTACAAGAACGCTTCTTCCCCAGCATCACTTCGTGGCTTGGCTACCAACGTTGCCAACTACAACGCCTTCAGTATCGAGTCCTGCCCCTCCTATACTTCGGAGAACGAGATTTGTGACGAGAAGAGCTACATCAACAACTTCGCCCCTAAGCTATCTGCTGCAGGTTGGGATGCCCACTTCATCGTCGACACTG GCCGTAACGGCAAGCAACCCACGGGCCAGGTCGAATGGGGTGACTGGTGTAACTCCAAGGGAACTGGCTTTGGTGCCCGCCCAAGCACAGAGACTGGTGACGAGTTGGTCGACGCCTTCGTTTGGGTCAAGCCTGGTGGTGAGAGTGATGGTACTTCTGACACCAGTGCTGAGCGTTACGATGCCCACTGCGGTGCCGAAGCTGCTCTCCAGCCTGCCCCCGAGGCCGGTACCTGGTTCCAG GCCTATTTCCAGCAGCTTGTGGAAAACGCCACCCCTCCTCTTGGCAGCTAG